A genomic window from Halobaculum sp. MBLA0147 includes:
- a CDS encoding M48 family metallopeptidase: MSALAGTRHGTRWVRVGIAALVIGLLAVVLLTTEVALLAVVATGLLRLGGAVVTTLGAGPVTGLVAATLGCLSVFWVVGAVHRAASRSDDGFEFAPQLLTYAYVALFGASVWLAWTLFRRLSVPQWAQILVGILAIASFYPALAYKLQQLDVETEIETETDPFWRESSDTDDESASEHISTFEGREHGRDLATGAAFLRAVWRTGTAPIRDLTRRAGWLGPLCLGAVALVALGSLWLAARRGDTAALYRPVAVAVALLATSAHVGGDLHAELMESTILAELDERFDRDRPAGGRTDTGTTSGPSNADATGSSSGTSDDTGGPSVEARLTRLAGQASVPTPDLRILDTRRPVAATVGYRVSDATVVVSTGLVDALDEAELEAVLAHEVAHVANRDAAVLTALSFPRVAARRVFQQYTLNPLLVVFALVTGTTSRLCVAVVARAREYAADDGAVAITGDPAALASALATLDDTVDRQTTADLRAVAAFSIVPPAWEPHRFFDRTRRLVQRGLFGTHPSTSERIERLHERTREFERET, encoded by the coding sequence GTGAGCGCCCTCGCCGGGACGCGGCACGGGACACGCTGGGTCCGCGTCGGCATCGCGGCACTCGTGATCGGGCTCCTCGCCGTCGTGCTCCTCACGACCGAAGTGGCGTTGCTCGCGGTCGTCGCGACGGGACTGTTGCGACTCGGTGGAGCCGTCGTGACGACTCTCGGAGCCGGTCCCGTGACCGGTCTCGTCGCCGCGACGCTCGGCTGTCTCTCGGTGTTCTGGGTCGTCGGTGCCGTCCACCGTGCGGCGAGCCGATCCGACGACGGGTTCGAGTTCGCACCACAGCTCCTCACCTACGCGTACGTCGCTCTGTTCGGTGCGTCGGTGTGGCTCGCGTGGACGTTGTTCCGACGACTGAGCGTGCCGCAGTGGGCACAGATTCTGGTCGGGATTCTCGCCATCGCGTCCTTCTACCCGGCGTTGGCCTACAAGCTCCAGCAACTCGACGTCGAGACGGAGATCGAGACGGAGACCGACCCGTTCTGGCGCGAGTCGTCAGACACGGACGACGAGAGTGCCTCCGAGCACATCTCGACGTTCGAGGGGCGAGAACACGGGCGAGACCTCGCCACCGGTGCCGCGTTCCTGCGAGCGGTCTGGCGAACTGGGACGGCACCGATCCGCGACCTGACCCGCCGAGCCGGGTGGCTCGGACCCCTCTGTCTCGGAGCCGTGGCACTCGTCGCGCTCGGTAGCCTCTGGCTCGCCGCGCGTCGCGGTGACACCGCGGCGCTGTACCGTCCGGTGGCGGTCGCAGTCGCTCTGCTGGCCACGAGCGCACACGTCGGAGGAGACCTCCACGCCGAACTGATGGAGAGCACGATCCTCGCCGAACTCGACGAGCGGTTCGACCGGGATCGACCGGCCGGTGGAAGGACGGACACCGGCACGACCAGCGGCCCGTCGAACGCCGACGCGACCGGTTCGTCGTCGGGCACGAGCGACGACACCGGCGGACCGAGTGTCGAGGCGCGACTGACACGGCTCGCCGGACAGGCGTCGGTTCCGACACCCGACCTGCGGATCCTCGACACGCGGCGTCCAGTCGCGGCCACGGTCGGCTACCGGGTGTCGGACGCGACGGTGGTGGTGTCGACCGGACTCGTCGACGCGCTCGACGAGGCGGAACTCGAGGCGGTGTTGGCCCACGAGGTGGCACACGTCGCCAACCGAGACGCTGCGGTCCTGACGGCGCTGTCGTTCCCACGCGTCGCGGCACGTCGCGTGTTCCAGCAGTACACACTCAACCCGCTGCTCGTCGTGTTCGCGCTGGTCACTGGGACGACGAGTCGACTGTGTGTCGCCGTCGTCGCTCGGGCGCGTGAGTACGCCGCAGACGACGGCGCGGTCGCGATCACCGGCGATCCCGCCGCACTCGCGAGCGCACTCGCGACGCTCGACGACACCGTAGATCGGCAGACGACGGCGGACCTGCGAGCCGTGGCCGCGTTCTCGATCGTTCCACCGGCCTGGGAACCCCACCGGTTCTTCGACCGGACGCGGCGACTCGTCCAGCGTGGGCTCTTCGGAACCCACCCGAGTACGAGTGAGCGGATCGAACGACTCCACGAGCGGACTCGCGAGTTCGAGCGTGAGACGTGA
- a CDS encoding DUF6498-containing protein yields MSDRPGLPPTATEFAPTAAANLVPLVGVLTLGWDADTLTLVYAVELVVAILFAVPKSLFAQQPPEYDSEEESGEATYTWSSSPTPAPKPEASALERRVGSLSLVEWLPPVYPRSVPFLSTWFDAVVFLTLVLAGFLIATLDPLTLLGDRTVLVSVGSLVASHGVAFVGGYLGRRRYETVTPKSVAAVPLQEASIVAAVVVVGARLATADLLAVVVLAKLLVEWERFRGEDGVFGWFGDGDDHDGPTAATLLDTDPSTELPDGEPSVTIRPDRRAVVVTGLLRAANRLLVRIPLLAFVWIVSVGAWELPWVGVTVAVFGLAPLVWCTLWTVEYTLAHGWVVYRRYGDTVVVSDELVDAVQWTAPVGAFRDVTLRDEHLADRVYDTRTIALTPTVADHEWVAAHLRAAPDAVDAFELPLAETTVDPLDRRVVWTTVCLVAVVAVAVGLGVFVVPVGSVPRLALVTFGVPFALLSLQVVWNRAYSG; encoded by the coding sequence CGGCTGGGACGCCGACACACTCACTCTCGTCTACGCCGTCGAACTCGTCGTCGCGATCCTGTTCGCGGTGCCGAAGTCGCTGTTCGCCCAGCAGCCGCCGGAGTACGACTCCGAGGAGGAGTCTGGTGAAGCCACGTACACGTGGTCGTCGTCGCCGACACCCGCGCCGAAACCCGAGGCGAGTGCGCTCGAACGGCGGGTCGGCAGCCTCTCTCTCGTCGAGTGGCTCCCGCCAGTGTACCCCCGGAGTGTCCCGTTCCTCTCGACGTGGTTCGACGCCGTGGTGTTCCTCACGCTCGTCCTGGCGGGGTTTCTGATCGCGACACTCGATCCACTGACGCTCCTCGGCGACCGAACGGTTCTCGTGAGTGTCGGGTCGCTCGTCGCCTCGCACGGCGTCGCGTTCGTGGGTGGCTACCTCGGACGGCGACGCTACGAGACGGTCACGCCGAAGAGCGTCGCCGCAGTCCCGCTGCAGGAGGCGTCGATCGTCGCCGCGGTCGTGGTCGTCGGCGCGCGACTCGCGACGGCGGATCTGTTGGCCGTCGTCGTCCTCGCGAAGCTCCTCGTCGAGTGGGAGCGGTTCCGCGGCGAGGACGGGGTCTTCGGCTGGTTCGGCGACGGCGACGATCACGACGGTCCGACGGCGGCGACACTCCTCGACACCGACCCGTCGACGGAACTGCCGGACGGAGAGCCGTCTGTGACGATCCGTCCGGATCGACGCGCCGTCGTCGTCACGGGACTACTGCGAGCGGCCAATCGACTCCTCGTCCGAATCCCGCTGTTGGCGTTCGTCTGGATCGTCTCGGTCGGGGCGTGGGAACTCCCGTGGGTCGGCGTCACCGTCGCCGTGTTCGGGCTCGCCCCACTCGTGTGGTGTACGCTCTGGACAGTCGAGTACACACTCGCTCACGGGTGGGTCGTGTACCGGCGGTACGGTGACACGGTCGTCGTGTCCGACGAACTGGTCGACGCCGTCCAGTGGACGGCTCCGGTCGGTGCGTTCCGCGACGTGACACTCCGCGACGAACACCTCGCCGATCGCGTCTACGACACGCGGACGATCGCTCTCACGCCGACTGTGGCGGATCACGAGTGGGTCGCCGCCCACCTGCGGGCGGCACCCGACGCCGTGGACGCGTTCGAGCTCCCGCTGGCGGAGACCACGGTCGACCCACTCGACCGTCGCGTCGTCTGGACGACGGTCTGTCTGGTCGCCGTCGTTGCCGTCGCGGTCGGACTCGGCGTCTTCGTCGTCCCCGTCGGCTCGGTCCCGAGGCTGGCGCTCGTCACGTTCGGTGTCCCGTTCGCCCTCCTCTCACTCCAGGTCGTCTGGAACCGTGCGTACTCGGGGTGA